The following nucleotide sequence is from Paenibacillus odorifer.
ACTATGGCACTAACAGCAAAGAAGCATGGGAAGCTAGCGTAAGAGTTCAAGCAAGCTATGAAATTGCTATCAAACGTTTCCTTGATCAAGGTGGCTACAATGCCTTCACCTCAAACTTCGAAGATTTACATGGAATGAAACAACTTCCAGGACTTGCTGTTCAACGTTTGATGGCACAAGGATATGGTTTTGCTGGAGAAGGAGACTGGAAGACTGCAGCTCTCGACCGCTTGCTTAAAGTGATGAGCCATAACCAATCCACTGGCTTTATGGAAGATTACACTTATGAATTGACGGTTGGACAAGAATCTATTCTTCAATCCCATATGCTTGAAGTAGATCCAACTTTGGCAAGCAACAAACCAAAAATCATCGTGTCTCCACTAGGTATTGGTGGCAAAGACGATCCAGCCCGTTTAGTATTTGACGGTAAAGCAGGAGACGGTGTAGTGGTTTCCATGGCTGACTTCGGTACGCATTACAAACTTTTGATCAATGAAGTGACTGCTTTTGAACCAACTGTTCCAGCTCCAAACCTTCCAGTAGCTCGTGTGCTTTGGAATGTTAAACCAAACTTCCAAGACGGGGTAAAAGCTTGGATCGAAAATGGTGGCGGTCACCACACCGTTGTTTCTTTAACTCTTACAACAGACCAAATTATTGCTTACGCAAAACTTGTTAACTTGGAATATGTAGTAATTAAATAATAGCAAAGCTTTATTACGATTAATAGGACTCCATTCCTCGACCTTTTCGAGGAATGGAGTCCTATTGTTTTGTTCGATATACTTCAATAAATGCGATAGTTTCCACTTAGGGCTAGTAAACTAAAGAAGTACAGACAGTTATCATAATAACGACGTTGTCCAGTTCGCAAAGGTGTATCCCAAAACAAACGGACAAAATGCTCTGCCTCCGGGCCATCCGAAGCAAGCGAAGCCATGGCATTGGTCGCCAAAAGGCCTACTGGATGCAGCGCCGGTTCGTCGAATGCCTGTCCCTCAATGGTGTACCGCCGGTAATTGGAAACTTCGATATTCCTAAAAAAAGCTTGAATTCGGTTACATTGATTGACCTGCCAGCTGTCCTTTTGGAACCATACCCAGTCCAGACCGATATTAGCCGCAACCCGGTAAGCATCACTGAAAAAATGGCTGAAATCACCATGAGGCTGGGGTTCTGCCGGGGTGCCGTTAAAATTGGCATATTCGGGAGCGAGACCAGTTATAGGATGGCATGTAGTGTGTAGATATGTGCGGCTGGCTTCCGCCGCTTCTCGCCAAAATATATGGTCACCTTCATCAGCCCACAAAGCGAACAAATCATAGAAATGGGGGAGATGGTAAGATGGATCACTGAAGGTGGATTCCGGTACGAATTTAATCAGTTTCGTTTCCGCGTCCCACATTGAGTCACCAGCGCCTGTTTCAGTTTTATGTACACAAGCACGCAATATTATTCGAGCCTGCTCGGAATAATTATAAGGTGCCGGACCGTTCCCCCAACGTTTTGAGGCAAAAAACAAAGCCATGGCGAAAAACTCTTCCCCGTCCGGTGCGGGTCCTGGTGAAATTCTTGTACCGTCAGGCTTGCAGTGCCAAGCAAAGTAATCGGCATAACGGCCTTCTTTGTGCTGCATAAACGTCTTAGAGAAGTTCCATAAACGATCAAACTCATCTTTTTTATTCATTTGAACAGCCATCATCATCCCGTAGGACATTCCTTCAGACCTAACATCCAGATTACCTGTATCCAGAATATAGCTTTTATCCTCGTCCAGCGGATAGTAGATTCGTACGTTCGGATCTCCGTAAAACAAATCACTCCAAGTTTCTTCGAGTTTAGCGTTGATTTCATCTTCAGAAAAGCCAAACTCCTTAAATAAATTGCGATATTTCCCCGTATAAAAAGCACCTTGTTGTGTCATTGGCATGATATTTCCCCTCCTGTGCACTCCAGCATGCACTCCATTTCAATAAAAACTAAGGATGGATGGTTTGAATGGTGCCATCATCGTTGTATTTCAGCTCCGTATATTTTACAGATCGCTTGTTGTCAGCACCACCAGATAAAGAACTATCATGATAAAATAAATACCACTTCTCTTTAAACTGAACAATAGAATGGTGTGTTGTCCAGCCCAGGACGGGTGTAAGTATTTTTCCTTGATATACAAAAGGCCCAAGCGGATCTTTACTGATAGCGTATACAATATTATGGGTAGTTCCCGTGGAATAAGAAAGATAATAATAACCGTTATATTTATGAACCCATGGACCTTCAAAATATCTTCTTTCTTCATCTCCAGCAAGAATCGCATTTCCGTTCGTATCGATGATGGA
It contains:
- a CDS encoding glycosyl hydrolase family 8, with protein sequence MPMTQQGAFYTGKYRNLFKEFGFSEDEINAKLEETWSDLFYGDPNVRIYYPLDEDKSYILDTGNLDVRSEGMSYGMMMAVQMNKKDEFDRLWNFSKTFMQHKEGRYADYFAWHCKPDGTRISPGPAPDGEEFFAMALFFASKRWGNGPAPYNYSEQARIILRACVHKTETGAGDSMWDAETKLIKFVPESTFSDPSYHLPHFYDLFALWADEGDHIFWREAAEASRTYLHTTCHPITGLAPEYANFNGTPAEPQPHGDFSHFFSDAYRVAANIGLDWVWFQKDSWQVNQCNRIQAFFRNIEVSNYRRYTIEGQAFDEPALHPVGLLATNAMASLASDGPEAEHFVRLFWDTPLRTGQRRYYDNCLYFFSLLALSGNYRIY